The following proteins come from a genomic window of Pirellulaceae bacterium:
- the rfbB gene encoding dTDP-glucose 4,6-dehydratase yields the protein MKRILVTGGAGFIGCNLIRQLVRAGHCVLNVDSLTYAGNLSSLNDVASQPNYAFAQVSITDFASVHREIQAFRPHTVFHLAAESHVDRSIDGPRQFVSTNIEGTFNLLQASLEYWRLCSHSDQQQFRFVHVSTDEVYGSLGSTGKFTETSPYDPHSPYSASKAAADHLALAWHSTYGLPVVVTHCSNNYGPYQFPEKLIPVVILKCLRSEPIPVYGNGQNVRDWLYVADHCEALEIVGNLGQPGQTYNIGGNNEMANLDLVHLLCDIVDQQQPRNDGRPSSALITFVTDRPGHDQRYAIDASKIHRELGWSPKQDRSTGMRDTVRWYLQNQSWWQDILTGKYRLGRQGLGASTG from the coding sequence ATGAAGCGCATTTTAGTCACAGGAGGCGCCGGTTTTATTGGGTGCAATCTCATCAGACAACTCGTTCGCGCTGGTCATTGTGTACTGAATGTCGATAGCCTGACCTATGCGGGGAATCTGTCCTCTCTGAACGATGTAGCCAGCCAGCCCAATTATGCTTTCGCTCAAGTGAGCATCACGGATTTCGCCTCCGTCCACCGTGAGATTCAGGCGTTTCGTCCGCATACTGTCTTTCATTTAGCGGCCGAAAGTCACGTCGATCGGTCGATCGATGGTCCACGTCAGTTTGTTAGCACCAATATTGAAGGTACTTTCAATCTGCTTCAAGCATCACTTGAGTATTGGCGACTGTGTTCGCACAGCGACCAACAACAATTTCGCTTTGTGCATGTTTCTACCGATGAAGTGTACGGATCTTTGGGCTCAACTGGGAAATTCACGGAGACATCGCCCTACGATCCTCACTCGCCCTATTCGGCCAGCAAGGCAGCTGCGGATCATTTAGCCCTCGCCTGGCATAGCACCTATGGCTTGCCAGTTGTGGTCACGCACTGCTCAAACAATTACGGTCCCTATCAGTTCCCCGAAAAGCTAATCCCAGTTGTGATCTTGAAATGCTTGCGCAGTGAACCCATTCCTGTATACGGCAATGGTCAAAATGTTCGCGATTGGCTGTATGTTGCCGACCACTGCGAGGCTTTGGAAATTGTCGGCAATCTGGGACAACCTGGGCAAACCTACAACATCGGCGGCAACAATGAAATGGCCAACCTGGACTTGGTGCACTTGCTGTGCGACATCGTCGACCAACAACAGCCTCGAAACGATGGCCGCCCCAGTTCGGCGCTAATTACATTCGTTACCGACCGACCAGGACATGACCAGCGATATGCCATCGACGCCTCTAAAATCCACCGCGAGCTTGGCTGGTCTCCCAAACAGGATCGATCAACAGGCATGCGCGACACAGTTCGCTGGTATTTGCAAAACCAGTCATGGTGGCAAGACATTCTGACTGGCAAATACCGGCTCGGGCGACAGGGACTGGGAGCTTCGACTGGCTGA
- the tviB gene encoding Vi polysaccharide biosynthesis UDP-N-acetylglucosamine C-6 dehydrogenase TviB, producing MSKTIAVIGLGYVGLPLAVEFGKQYRTIGFDINQARVDELKSGRDSTLEVDAQELASAQHLTFSTNVEELRAANIYIVTVPTPIDRHKQPDLTPLIKASQMLGKVVKQGDVVIYESTVYPGATEEDCIPLIEQVSGLKYNVDFFAGYSPERINPGDKEHRLTTIKKITSGSTPEIAEVVDNLYRSIVTAGTHRAPSIRVAEAAKVIENTQRDLNIALINELALIFNRMGIDTLDVLEAAGTKWNFLPFRPGLVGGHCIGVDPYYLTHKAQEVGHTPEVILAGRRINDHMGQYVVSQVVKHMLKRRIHIEDSNVLILGLTFKENCPDIRNTRVVDIVHEFREYGANVDVYDPWASALEAEHEYGISPVAQPAPGKYDAIVLAVGHDEFKKMGAESIRKLGRRDCILYDIKSVLPRSQVDARL from the coding sequence ATGTCCAAAACTATCGCCGTTATTGGTCTGGGTTACGTTGGTCTACCGTTGGCAGTCGAGTTCGGCAAGCAGTATCGAACGATCGGCTTTGACATCAATCAGGCTCGCGTCGATGAATTGAAAAGCGGTCGCGACTCGACTCTGGAAGTTGATGCTCAGGAATTGGCCAGCGCCCAGCACCTCACCTTTTCAACCAATGTTGAGGAACTCCGAGCTGCCAACATCTATATCGTTACTGTGCCAACGCCCATCGATCGTCACAAACAGCCGGACCTGACTCCGCTGATTAAAGCCTCACAAATGTTGGGCAAGGTGGTCAAACAGGGCGACGTGGTTATCTATGAATCTACGGTCTACCCTGGCGCCACGGAAGAAGATTGTATCCCCTTGATCGAACAGGTATCGGGCCTCAAATACAACGTCGACTTTTTTGCCGGCTATAGCCCTGAGCGCATCAATCCAGGCGACAAGGAACATCGGCTGACAACGATTAAAAAGATCACCTCAGGCTCGACCCCTGAGATTGCCGAGGTGGTCGATAATCTGTACCGCTCGATCGTCACCGCCGGCACGCATCGCGCCCCCAGTATTCGCGTGGCTGAAGCCGCCAAAGTGATTGAGAATACGCAGCGTGACCTGAACATCGCGCTCATCAATGAACTGGCGTTAATCTTCAATCGGATGGGAATCGACACCCTGGATGTCCTGGAAGCCGCAGGCACCAAATGGAATTTTTTACCGTTTCGACCAGGCTTGGTGGGCGGCCACTGCATCGGTGTTGACCCCTATTATTTGACGCACAAAGCTCAAGAAGTCGGACACACTCCCGAAGTCATCCTGGCCGGTCGTCGCATCAACGATCATATGGGACAGTACGTTGTCTCCCAAGTTGTCAAACACATGCTGAAACGACGAATCCACATCGAAGATTCCAACGTCTTGATCTTGGGTTTGACCTTCAAGGAAAACTGCCCGGATATTCGCAACACGCGCGTGGTGGATATCGTCCATGAGTTCCGCGAGTATGGTGCCAATGTAGACGTCTATGATCCGTGGGCCAGTGCCCTGGAAGCGGAGCATGAATACGGCATCTCCCCTGTCGCCCAACCCGCTCCCGGCAAATATGACGCCATTGTTCTGGCCGTCGGTCACGATGAATTCAAGAAAATGGGCGCCGAGTCGATTCGCAAACTGGGCCGACGCGATTGCATCCTGTACGACATCAAGTCGGTATTGCCCAGAAGCCAAGTTGATGCCAGGCTCTAG
- a CDS encoding nucleotidyl transferase AbiEii/AbiGii toxin family protein — protein sequence MLDLSHLYAAAVRLQRRYQSEGTQFCFIGGLALQKWGEPRYTRDVDLMVFSGFGGERAIIERELRALEPRIDDAVEFAMLNRVLLVQDKSQCPIDISLAAMPYESDVIARSQLQSLNLEFEPLGLCSATDLIILKAFAGRPQDWQDIRGTVVRSQHLIDWKLIDKELSVLLELKEEPESLDKLYQLKMELNA from the coding sequence ATGCTTGACTTGAGTCATCTGTACGCTGCAGCCGTCCGCTTGCAGAGACGTTATCAGTCAGAAGGTACGCAGTTTTGTTTCATCGGTGGGCTAGCGTTACAGAAATGGGGAGAGCCTCGATATACGCGTGACGTTGACTTGATGGTATTCTCAGGTTTTGGGGGCGAACGAGCAATCATCGAAAGGGAACTGAGAGCCCTCGAACCACGCATCGATGACGCTGTAGAATTTGCTATGCTGAATCGGGTTCTATTGGTTCAGGATAAATCCCAATGCCCCATCGACATTTCGCTGGCGGCCATGCCCTACGAATCGGATGTAATCGCTAGATCACAACTGCAGTCGCTAAATTTGGAATTCGAGCCTCTTGGACTATGCTCGGCCACAGACTTAATCATTCTGAAGGCGTTTGCCGGTCGGCCACAGGATTGGCAGGATATTCGAGGCACCGTGGTTCGCAGCCAGCACTTGATAGATTGGAAACTGATAGACAAAGAGCTGAGCGTGCTGCTTGAACTCAAAGAAGAGCCGGAATCACTCGACAAATTGTATCAGCTTAAAATGGAACTGAATGCCTAA
- a CDS encoding Gfo/Idh/MocA family oxidoreductase encodes MKNLALIGAGYWGKNLARNFNALGALHTLCDASDEVLASYGPDYAGVKHCKTIEQALADAAVTRVAIAAPAHLHFQIAKAALLADKDVYVEKPLCLELADAAQLVELAKQRGRILMVGHLLQYHPCVAELQRLVGTGELGKLQYITSNRLNLGKIRQEENALWSFAPHDISVILSLVGHQLPQEVRCMGEAYLTNGVADTTLSTLKFPGGVRAHIYVTWLNPFKEQKLTVVGSQGMVVFDDTRPWHEKLIIHRNYLTWTDGRNPTPNKSAGEFLVAAELEPLRQECAHFIDCCNNRTQPRTDGAEGLRVLQVLKAAQESLLSDGDAFQPAQLLQANTLDYFSHPTALVDPQARVGRGCKIWHFSHVMANAQLGENCNLGQNVVVSPGVRLGNNVKIQNNVSIYTGTTIEDDVFLGPSCVLTNVSNPRSQVNRRNLYEQTTIRRGASIGANATIVCGTTLGRYCFVAAGAVVTKDVPDYALVRGNPARQVGWMSRHGHRLNFDQSGLAICPESKLRYQLKSLADGQQQVQCLDLDEEQSLSVELSVGSVDYRSFKDGN; translated from the coding sequence ATGAAGAATCTCGCACTCATTGGTGCTGGCTATTGGGGTAAAAACCTGGCCCGTAACTTCAACGCTCTCGGAGCACTGCATACTTTATGCGATGCAAGCGACGAAGTGCTGGCCAGCTACGGTCCGGATTACGCTGGCGTTAAGCATTGCAAGACCATCGAACAAGCATTGGCAGATGCTGCTGTCACGAGGGTCGCCATTGCCGCTCCGGCTCACCTGCATTTCCAGATCGCGAAGGCTGCGCTGCTGGCCGATAAAGATGTCTATGTAGAAAAGCCATTGTGCTTGGAACTGGCCGATGCGGCCCAATTGGTGGAACTGGCCAAACAGCGCGGTCGTATCTTGATGGTCGGACATCTGCTGCAATATCATCCCTGTGTCGCCGAGCTGCAGCGTCTAGTAGGCACGGGCGAACTCGGTAAGCTGCAGTACATCACTTCGAACCGCCTGAACCTCGGCAAGATACGCCAAGAGGAAAATGCGCTGTGGAGTTTCGCACCTCACGACATCTCTGTCATCCTGTCATTGGTCGGCCATCAACTGCCGCAAGAAGTGCGCTGTATGGGCGAAGCCTATCTCACCAACGGCGTGGCCGACACCACGCTCAGCACGCTCAAGTTCCCCGGCGGTGTGCGTGCCCATATCTACGTGACATGGCTCAATCCCTTCAAAGAACAAAAGCTGACCGTCGTCGGTTCGCAAGGAATGGTCGTGTTTGACGATACGCGACCATGGCATGAAAAACTGATAATCCACCGCAATTACTTGACCTGGACCGACGGCCGCAATCCGACTCCCAACAAATCGGCAGGTGAATTTCTGGTCGCTGCCGAACTCGAGCCGCTGCGCCAAGAATGTGCGCACTTCATCGACTGCTGCAATAATCGCACCCAACCGCGCACCGACGGTGCCGAGGGGTTACGCGTCTTGCAGGTACTCAAAGCGGCTCAAGAAAGCTTGCTGAGCGATGGCGATGCTTTTCAACCCGCCCAGCTCCTGCAAGCCAACACACTGGATTATTTTTCGCACCCGACCGCACTGGTCGATCCTCAAGCTCGCGTAGGACGAGGTTGTAAGATCTGGCACTTCAGCCACGTCATGGCCAATGCTCAACTTGGCGAGAACTGTAATCTTGGCCAAAACGTGGTCGTTAGCCCCGGCGTTCGATTGGGTAACAACGTTAAGATTCAGAACAATGTTTCAATCTACACCGGTACGACCATCGAGGACGACGTGTTCCTGGGTCCATCCTGTGTACTTACCAATGTGTCTAACCCGAGGTCGCAGGTCAATCGCCGCAATCTCTACGAGCAAACCACAATACGTCGCGGAGCATCGATCGGCGCCAACGCCACCATTGTTTGCGGAACCACCCTGGGCCGCTACTGCTTCGTTGCCGCCGGTGCCGTCGTGACCAAGGATGTGCCGGACTATGCTCTGGTACGGGGCAATCCTGCGCGGCAAGTTGGTTGGATGAGCCGTCACGGTCATCGCCTAAACTTCGACCAAAGTGGATTAGCCATTTGTCCCGAATCCAAGCTGCGGTATCAGTTGAAGTCGTTAGCCGACGGCCAGCAACAGGTCCAGTGTTTGGATTTAGACGAAGAGCAATCGCTATCTGTCGAATTGTCGGTAGGCAGCGTCGACTATCGTTCGTTTAAAGATGGCAATTAA
- a CDS encoding DegT/DnrJ/EryC1/StrS family aminotransferase — protein MQFIDLQTQYQRYQTEIDARMKAVLEHGKFIMGPEIADMEQSLAKYVGVPHCISVSSGTHSLEIALRALDIGPGDEVITVPFTWISSAEVIMLVGAKPVFVDIEPNYFNIDVARLEQAITARTKAIIPVSLFGQMPDYQAINAIAQRHGIVVIEDGAQSFGASQHGRKSCGVTKISSTSFFPAKPLGCFGDGGALFTDDAALADKMRAIRTHGGLQRHNHPYVGTNGRMDTLQAAVILAKLPHFDWEVAQREQIGARYTQLLRNACGVPEVMPGNTHVYAQYTIRTSNRDAVGNQLKEAGIPTAVYYPKCMHEQPVFAPLGYKLGDFPVSEKASREVISLPMHPFLTAEQQDRIVAEVTQAVSK, from the coding sequence ATGCAATTCATTGACCTTCAAACACAGTACCAACGCTACCAGACAGAAATTGACGCCCGTATGAAGGCTGTGCTCGAGCACGGCAAGTTTATCATGGGGCCGGAAATCGCTGACATGGAACAATCGCTGGCTAAGTACGTTGGTGTCCCTCATTGCATTTCGGTTTCCAGCGGAACTCACAGCCTGGAGATCGCACTACGTGCACTAGACATTGGGCCTGGCGATGAGGTGATTACGGTCCCTTTTACCTGGATCAGCTCGGCGGAAGTCATCATGCTGGTCGGGGCCAAGCCGGTATTCGTGGATATTGAACCCAACTATTTCAATATCGATGTGGCCCGGTTGGAGCAGGCCATTACGGCGCGAACCAAAGCCATCATCCCGGTAAGCCTGTTCGGGCAGATGCCGGATTATCAAGCGATCAATGCCATCGCCCAGCGACATGGCATAGTCGTCATTGAAGACGGTGCGCAGAGTTTCGGAGCCTCGCAACACGGTCGCAAGAGTTGCGGGGTCACCAAGATTAGCAGTACCAGCTTCTTCCCCGCCAAGCCGTTAGGTTGCTTTGGAGACGGCGGTGCACTGTTCACCGACGACGCTGCTCTGGCCGACAAGATGCGTGCCATTCGGACTCACGGTGGCCTGCAGCGGCACAATCACCCCTATGTTGGCACCAACGGACGGATGGATACGTTACAGGCCGCAGTGATCCTCGCCAAATTGCCACACTTTGACTGGGAGGTTGCCCAGCGCGAACAGATAGGCGCGCGCTACACCCAGTTGTTGCGCAACGCCTGCGGTGTACCCGAAGTGATGCCCGGCAACACGCATGTCTATGCCCAATACACCATTCGGACCTCCAATCGAGATGCCGTGGGAAACCAGCTCAAAGAGGCTGGAATTCCAACCGCTGTGTACTATCCGAAATGCATGCACGAGCAACCCGTGTTCGCTCCCTTAGGTTACAAGCTAGGAGATTTTCCCGTCTCTGAGAAAGCCTCCCGCGAAGTCATCAGCCTGCCAATGCATCCGTTCTTAACCGCCGAACAACAAGACCGTATTGTCGCTGAAGTAACCCAAGCGGTCAGCAAGTAA
- a CDS encoding polysaccharide biosynthesis/export family protein has product MVYNSQSVPSYPTTGSVRRWLALSSLCFLGTFTGCTALTRPIDGVPAKRLPREFFQSDRSSLVAIDISLLAQEEPRNYTLGPGDVLGVVVDRILPPSKPDEVPPLPPVHFPDLASTLPPSTGFPLTILDDGTISLPLLKPIEVEGLTLDQARDKIRQTYVDAEILQEEQELSPVVTLIRKRQVNVTVVRQDNTGLLSGLQGGRGGGNWGLANFLQRPTGTLGVEYAAAGTIVKLDAFQNDVLHALMNTGGLPGVSSKNEVQIIRSNRRDKMARLEFMRQYSQMLAQYQNDPCNCPPPMPDDPTIIRIPLRLPPGEVPNFTEQDIILEDGDVVLIETRDTEFFFTGGLLPGGQFPLPRDYDLDALGAMAMAGYGLERSAQGNPFGVSGFSQVVPPGRLYILRPSVCGNDQIAIEVDLAKAVNDPRQRPIIKAGDTLILQYRPCEEAINFGVGTFFTYGIWQLIRR; this is encoded by the coding sequence ATGGTTTACAATTCGCAAAGCGTGCCGAGTTACCCGACGACGGGAAGTGTCCGGCGCTGGTTGGCCTTATCATCTTTGTGCTTCCTTGGAACGTTCACAGGCTGCACGGCGCTGACGCGCCCCATTGACGGAGTTCCGGCCAAACGACTGCCTCGGGAATTTTTCCAGAGCGACCGCTCCAGTCTAGTAGCCATCGACATCAGTTTGCTGGCTCAGGAAGAGCCACGCAACTACACGCTCGGACCAGGCGATGTGTTAGGAGTGGTTGTCGACCGCATTCTACCTCCGTCAAAGCCTGACGAGGTACCACCGCTACCTCCGGTTCACTTTCCGGATCTTGCCAGCACACTGCCGCCCTCTACCGGGTTCCCGCTAACCATTTTGGATGATGGCACAATATCGCTGCCGTTGCTCAAGCCAATCGAGGTTGAAGGGCTGACACTGGATCAGGCGCGCGACAAGATTCGTCAGACCTACGTAGATGCAGAGATACTTCAAGAAGAGCAGGAACTTAGCCCAGTCGTGACACTGATCCGCAAGCGGCAGGTCAACGTGACTGTCGTACGCCAGGACAACACCGGTTTGCTGTCTGGTCTGCAAGGTGGTCGAGGCGGTGGTAACTGGGGATTGGCCAATTTTTTACAGCGGCCCACTGGTACCCTAGGCGTTGAATACGCTGCTGCCGGAACGATCGTCAAGCTGGATGCCTTTCAAAACGACGTGTTACACGCATTGATGAACACGGGTGGTCTGCCTGGCGTGAGTTCGAAGAATGAAGTGCAAATCATTCGCAGCAATCGCCGCGACAAGATGGCCCGGCTAGAGTTCATGCGTCAATACTCGCAGATGCTGGCACAGTACCAAAACGATCCGTGCAACTGCCCACCTCCCATGCCAGATGATCCCACCATCATTCGCATCCCCTTGCGATTGCCACCGGGCGAAGTGCCGAACTTCACCGAACAGGACATCATCCTGGAAGATGGCGATGTGGTCTTGATCGAAACACGAGATACAGAGTTCTTCTTCACCGGTGGACTTCTGCCCGGCGGACAATTCCCGCTGCCGCGTGACTACGACCTGGATGCCCTGGGTGCAATGGCCATGGCTGGCTATGGACTGGAACGCTCCGCCCAAGGCAACCCATTCGGTGTCTCCGGCTTCTCGCAAGTCGTACCACCAGGCCGATTGTACATCCTGCGTCCGTCCGTCTGCGGCAACGACCAAATCGCCATCGAGGTCGACTTGGCAAAGGCGGTAAACGACCCACGCCAACGTCCGATCATCAAAGCCGGCGATACGCTGATCCTGCAATACCGTCCGTGTGAAGAAGCCATCAACTTCGGTGTTGGAACGTTCTTCACCTACGGTATCTGGCAGCTTATTCGAAGATAA
- a CDS encoding polysaccharide biosynthesis protein — translation MSFRDPASNAPSNTKLLMTLIGQWWRQRLAHLLSLSVRARFWLLLVAHAAIFAASFVAAYVIRFDSSGIPAPFYNQMLGAVGWVMVIKLFCFYVFRSFHGWWRHVTFSDFKALGQATVASLLVMTLFDYFVMTDDQIPRGIVIMDAMISFAALASIRSSWRLLNEEVKPRLSKQPRTNVILVGASEATWKLAHQLRSLPDLRYNIIGLISTPGCDTHRWAASLPVLGDLDSLELVLSCYSVQEILVPAGEVSGADMRKLAELAKENSKRLRVIPSIQDVLASSGKMHLRDVDINDLLRRESVVLDNSSIASIVAGRVVLVTGAGGSIGSEICRQVLKFEPDKLILLGRGENRIFEIENELKAHGSTTQIVPVIVDVTDRLSLERCFETHRPNIIFHAAAHKHVPLMEANIPEAVKNNIQGTKNVADCAVEFGASEFVLISTDKAVNPTSVMGATKHLAERYVLSRNEPEGTRFVVVRFGNVLGSNGSVVPIFQRQIREGGPITITDPRMKRYFMSIPEASQLVLQAAAQGKGGEIFVLDMGQPVLILDLARDLIRLSGLPEDSVDIQFSGIRPGEKLYEELYFDEEHSLATAHPKIFAAYHRQFPVDEVSECIQDFVDSIYTQADSQRFIAMFQEAIPEFRHSAPHGVRGESAKPQPAPVVAQGQ, via the coding sequence ATGAGTTTTCGCGATCCTGCCTCAAACGCCCCATCCAACACAAAACTGTTAATGACCTTGATTGGCCAATGGTGGCGCCAGCGGCTGGCGCACTTATTGAGCCTGTCGGTTCGAGCCCGATTTTGGTTGCTACTGGTCGCTCATGCTGCCATCTTTGCTGCCAGTTTCGTTGCAGCTTATGTGATTCGCTTTGATTCTTCTGGGATACCAGCACCGTTTTACAATCAGATGTTGGGCGCAGTCGGCTGGGTCATGGTCATCAAGCTGTTTTGCTTTTACGTCTTTCGCAGTTTTCATGGATGGTGGCGACACGTAACATTTTCAGACTTCAAGGCCCTGGGCCAAGCGACTGTCGCATCACTACTGGTCATGACTCTGTTCGACTACTTTGTCATGACCGACGATCAGATTCCGCGGGGCATTGTCATCATGGATGCGATGATTTCGTTTGCGGCCCTGGCGAGCATTCGATCCAGTTGGCGTTTGCTCAATGAAGAAGTCAAGCCTCGACTATCCAAGCAACCACGTACGAACGTGATCCTTGTCGGCGCGAGCGAAGCTACCTGGAAGCTAGCTCATCAACTCCGCTCGCTACCTGATTTGCGTTACAACATCATTGGCTTGATTAGTACCCCCGGTTGCGATACACATCGCTGGGCGGCCAGCTTGCCGGTGTTAGGAGATTTAGATTCTCTTGAACTGGTCCTATCCTGTTACAGCGTCCAGGAGATTCTGGTACCGGCGGGTGAAGTGTCCGGCGCGGACATGCGAAAACTAGCCGAATTAGCCAAGGAAAACAGTAAGCGCTTACGGGTTATCCCCAGCATTCAAGACGTGCTGGCCTCCAGCGGCAAGATGCATCTTCGCGATGTGGACATCAATGACTTGCTGCGTCGCGAGTCGGTGGTGCTGGACAACTCGTCGATCGCTTCGATTGTGGCCGGGAGAGTCGTGTTGGTTACAGGTGCTGGGGGCAGCATCGGCTCCGAGATCTGCAGACAAGTCCTGAAATTTGAACCAGACAAGCTGATTCTGTTGGGACGTGGCGAGAACCGCATCTTCGAAATTGAAAATGAACTGAAAGCGCACGGTTCGACCACTCAAATCGTACCGGTGATCGTGGATGTTACAGACCGGTTAAGCTTGGAGCGATGTTTTGAGACGCATCGGCCAAACATCATCTTCCATGCTGCCGCGCACAAGCATGTGCCGTTGATGGAAGCCAATATTCCTGAGGCCGTCAAGAACAACATCCAAGGTACCAAGAACGTCGCCGACTGTGCAGTGGAATTTGGAGCATCCGAATTCGTTCTCATTTCTACTGACAAGGCGGTAAACCCGACTAGCGTCATGGGCGCTACCAAGCATTTGGCTGAACGCTACGTGCTGAGCCGCAATGAACCAGAGGGCACGCGATTTGTGGTTGTTCGCTTCGGCAATGTGTTGGGATCCAACGGTAGCGTGGTCCCTATCTTCCAGCGTCAAATACGCGAAGGTGGACCGATCACCATCACCGATCCACGCATGAAACGCTACTTCATGTCCATTCCAGAAGCTTCGCAACTGGTTCTGCAAGCTGCCGCACAGGGCAAGGGAGGCGAGATTTTTGTTTTAGATATGGGCCAACCCGTATTGATCCTGGATTTGGCTCGCGATCTTATCCGCCTATCCGGACTACCCGAGGACTCGGTCGATATCCAATTCTCAGGCATTCGTCCCGGCGAGAAGCTGTACGAAGAACTGTACTTTGACGAAGAACATTCGCTGGCCACCGCCCACCCCAAGATTTTTGCAGCCTACCATCGCCAATTTCCAGTGGATGAAGTTAGCGAATGCATTCAAGACTTCGTCGATTCGATTTACACACAAGCCGATAGCCAGCGATTTATCGCGATGTTTCAAGAGGCGATTCCTGAGTTTCGCCACAGTGCCCCGCACGGCGTTCGCGGTGAATCCGCTAAGCCGCAACCTGCCCCCGTTGTCGCTCAAGGTCAATAG
- a CDS encoding NAD-dependent epimerase has protein sequence MKILVTGTAGFIGNALALRLLARGDQVVGIDNLNSYYDPRLKQARLARIADHPAFISIQADIADREAVREAFTKHRPQRVVNLAAQAGVRYSIENPHAYIDSNLIGFTNILEACRHSQIEHLVYASTSSVYGANTRQPFSVHDNVDHPMSLYAATKKANELMAHTYSSLYGLPTTGLRFFTVYGPWGRPDMALFKFTKCMLADQPIDVFNYGNHRRDFTYVDDIVEGIMRVTDRPAAANPKWSSDAPDSATSYAPYRLYNIGNSQPVELMRCIEVLEECLGKKAEKNFLPLQLGDVPATYANVDDLIADVGYRPDTPIEVGIRNFVDWYLSYYSVAR, from the coding sequence ATGAAGATTCTGGTTACTGGTACAGCCGGGTTTATTGGCAATGCGCTTGCGCTGAGGCTCTTGGCACGTGGCGATCAGGTTGTTGGTATCGACAATCTCAATAGCTATTACGATCCTCGACTCAAGCAGGCCCGTCTAGCACGCATCGCTGACCACCCAGCATTCATATCGATCCAAGCTGATATTGCCGACCGTGAAGCTGTCCGCGAAGCCTTCACCAAGCATCGGCCACAACGCGTAGTCAATCTGGCAGCTCAGGCAGGTGTACGCTACTCAATCGAAAACCCTCACGCGTACATCGACAGCAATCTAATTGGCTTTACCAACATCCTGGAAGCCTGTCGACACAGTCAGATTGAGCACTTGGTGTACGCTTCAACCAGTTCGGTCTACGGAGCCAATACGCGGCAGCCGTTTTCGGTTCACGATAACGTCGATCATCCGATGAGCCTCTACGCGGCGACAAAAAAAGCCAATGAACTGATGGCACACACCTACAGTTCGCTGTATGGCCTGCCAACAACAGGCTTACGGTTTTTTACCGTCTATGGCCCGTGGGGGCGTCCCGACATGGCGCTTTTCAAATTCACTAAGTGCATGCTGGCCGACCAACCGATCGACGTTTTCAACTACGGAAACCATCGTCGAGATTTTACGTACGTGGACGACATCGTTGAAGGCATCATGCGGGTGACAGACCGCCCTGCAGCAGCCAACCCCAAGTGGTCAAGCGATGCTCCCGATTCAGCGACCAGCTATGCACCCTATCGCCTGTATAACATCGGCAATAGCCAGCCTGTCGAATTGATGCGTTGTATCGAAGTCTTGGAGGAATGTTTGGGCAAGAAAGCCGAGAAGAATTTTCTGCCGCTACAACTGGGCGATGTGCCCGCGACCTACGCCAACGTCGACGATCTGATCGCTGACGTGGGCTATCGTCCCGATACTCCCATTGAAGTTGGCATTCGCAATTTCGTTGATTGGTATCTGTCGTACTATTCAGTCGCGCGCTAA